A stretch of the Narcine bancroftii isolate sNarBan1 chromosome 14, sNarBan1.hap1, whole genome shotgun sequence genome encodes the following:
- the LOC138749579 gene encoding RNA guanine-N7 methyltransferase activating subunit-like isoform X2, with amino-acid sequence MSSEAEPIPDYEEMFAHRFTAADVEYQEMVKSVADPPPIVEDWMSRHGGNHRSQDYRLYRGRSDHRNWSNNQAWQGRDLGYNRSRSRESHSQGSNSQSNHHHY; translated from the exons ATGTCCAGTGAAGCAGAACCTATACCAGACTATGAGGAAATGTTTGCTCACCGATtcactgcagctgacgtggagtaTCAGGAAATGGTGAAGAGTGTAGCCGATCCACCACCCATTGTCGAGGACTGGATGAGCCGACATGGTGGAAACCACAG gTCACAAGACTATAGACTGTATCGAGGGCGCAGTGACCATCGCAACTGGTCAAATAACCAAGCATGGCAGGGCAGAGATCTCGGCTACAATCGATCTAGGTCTCGTGAATCGCACAGCCAAGGCTCCAATTCACAGTCGAACCACCATCACTATTGA
- the LOC138749579 gene encoding RNA guanine-N7 methyltransferase activating subunit-like isoform X1, which translates to MLEELSRNRRFGLQLFSRMSSEAEPIPDYEEMFAHRFTAADVEYQEMVKSVADPPPIVEDWMSRHGGNHRSQDYRLYRGRSDHRNWSNNQAWQGRDLGYNRSRSRESHSQGSNSQSNHHHY; encoded by the exons atgctggaggaactcagcaggaaccgacgtttcgggcttcagcttttctcaag AATGTCCAGTGAAGCAGAACCTATACCAGACTATGAGGAAATGTTTGCTCACCGATtcactgcagctgacgtggagtaTCAGGAAATGGTGAAGAGTGTAGCCGATCCACCACCCATTGTCGAGGACTGGATGAGCCGACATGGTGGAAACCACAG gTCACAAGACTATAGACTGTATCGAGGGCGCAGTGACCATCGCAACTGGTCAAATAACCAAGCATGGCAGGGCAGAGATCTCGGCTACAATCGATCTAGGTCTCGTGAATCGCACAGCCAAGGCTCCAATTCACAGTCGAACCACCATCACTATTGA